AGGAGGGAACTACATGCTTAGTATTTCATTCCCGGTACCGTCTTCCAGGATGGGGGCAAGGAGATCCTAGATAAAGAGAAGCCAGGGAAACTCAAAAGGGCATGTGGGAAGGAGGCGCGAATACGCACCGTTGGGCGCCTCGCTGTAGTAAGTGCGGTCGTAGCAGTTCCGCCGCCGGGCACCACTCGGGGGGCCGCTGTAGTCCATCTGCAAATGGAAAGGACGACCGAGTCAGGCCTGGGAACTGCGCAGGGCAGGAGCTCTGTTCCCTGCAGCCGTCCCCTCCCCGAGTCCCCAACTCCCCAAATCTCAGCCACGAGAGTTCCGGGCCCGGATCTGTCTGGTATGGGGAGCAAGGGTGGGCAGGAGCTGTCTGCAGCATGCCGAGCCAAAGAGAGGGCAGACAGTCACCCAGGAGCACAAATCTGCATTTCGGCAACAGGGATAAGAGGAGAAAAAGCAGATCTTCGTGTCGGCGCAGCAGTGTTCTAACAGTGCCCCCAATCGGATGGATCGAATCCTTCCCGTGCATCCCCAAAGCCCTAGGCCACCCCAGTGACAGCTGCCTGGGGGTGGCAGTGGACTCCACCGGGGGTCCACTCCTTGGAAGGTTCCCCGCCCAACCCTCCCAACCAGAGGGCCAGCTCCTTGCCCTCTCGTAAACACATTCCTGATATATCAAGAGCTGCCCGCACTTCTCTAGCCCGGGGTCCTGGCCTTACCATGCCGTCGGAACAGTTGGAGCGCGGACTGGAAGCGTCCGAGTCGCCGCTATAGTGTTCGCCGCTGCGGCCGGGGGGCAACGGGCCAGGCGCGTAAAAGGCAGCGGCAGCGCCGGGAGGCGCGGCGTCCTGGTCGCGAAGCAGCGCCTGCAGGCCTTCGATATAGCGGATGGCGTTGCGCAGGATCTCCACCTTGGGCAGCCGCTGGTTTGGGTTGCTAGACGTGCAGCGTTTGAGCGTCTCGAAGGCCTCGTTGACTTTGCTCAGGCGGCGCCGCTCGCGCATGGTAGCAGCCTTGCGGCGGTCGGCGTTAGTCGTCTTGCGTTTGCACGCCTTGCAGGCCCACAATAAACAGCGGCCCGCCTGGTGGTGCCCGCTGGGCGCGCGCACATGCTCGTCCTCGCGCGCGCCCGGGGCCGGGTGCGCGGCTGCAGGGAAGTGCGAGTGTTCCTCGGGCTTCAGGAGCGCGCCCACGTGCACGAGGCGCGGATCCAGGTCCTCGAAGAAGCGCAGGTCCGGGGAGTCGAAACACGGGTCATCATAGAAGTCGTCCGCTGTTGCAAAGTTGCAGAGAGAGCCGTCGGGGCCCGTCAAGTCTACGTCGCGGAGCGGCGGCGACAGCAGCTCCATATCCCGGCGGGGGGCGGCGCGATCCTGGCTTTGCCCAGCCTCAGCGGCAGCGGCAGGGGTTGCCAGAAACTTGCTGCTGTTCTGGAGCCCCAGCAGTGAGTTAGCAAAGCACTGAGGGTCTGAATGTATAACCAGCTGTTCCCCACCCTCCCCGGTCCTGTCCCGCCTGAGGGACGGACGGCGAGGAGAGCCGCGGCAGCGCCCTGGGGCCTCCCCACCCCTACCTTCACACCAGGCTCCCAGGGCTATTTATCCCGTAGTAGCCTAAGGGCCCCTGAGCCCGAGCTAGCGGCTAGAGGCGGGGGCGCCCGAGGCCAATAGGAACAGAGCAGGGAGGAGCTTGGGATCCCCAGGGTGGCAGCAGGGGCCCGAGACTGGCCAGCCCCCTACCCCTTGACACCCGCGCGCGAGCGCTCGGGCCCCTCCCCAGGCGGGGAGGAAGGCAGAGGCTGGCAGCCCAACGCAACTGCACTTGGCTCCCGGGCACACTCTTTCCAAATTTCTCCAGCACTGGACTCCTCGTGTTTCCGCGGGAAACGCTGGCAACGCGCGCTTACCTTTGGGCTGACTTTGGGGTCCCCTCAGTCCACTGATttgtggggacccaggagcaggaTAGGGGTAGAAATCAGATCTACCGAATCAGGGAGAGATTTGGAAAGAGACACAGGGCAATAAGGCAGAGGTACACTCAAAGCTGAGTTAGTGAGACGGTGAGCGGTAAACCCAAGAGGCTGAGACATTGAGAGAGCAGAAAGCTAGAGTCAGAGGCAGGAAAATGAGCAACGAGAGATGAGACTCAGTCCAAGTGGGGGAACCTGAGACTGAACGTTGCGGTCGTGCCACTTGGCCAGCTTCTGCCAAGGAAATCACTCAGAGGGTCGCGGGCCCATTTTCTCTGCTCGCTTGGAAACCCAGCCGCATCTACACAGGAGTTGATGATCGCTGCTAAAGCTTGGTGCCAATCTCTCCAAACTCAGGGCCTGTCCCAGTCTGGAGGGAAGGAGGCAAACTTCTGCCCAATTCAACCTGTGCGTTTCCACAGGGAGATGTCCAGTGTGGGTCTCAGTTGCAATGTCTCTTCTGctggggaaaaaagggaaagttCATTGTGCAAAGGCTTAGAACGAGGAGACCACCTGAGAACCTGACTTCAGGGTGGAGTCTTTGAGAGCGGAGTTTGCAGACCAATGAGCGGAACCCCACAGTTCCCTGTGTGATTTTGTGGAAGTCACATCtccttctgaacctcagtttccccactttGTAAATCTGAGGACATTAATAGCGACCTCTCAGagtgattgtggtggtggtgagaATCTAAAGAGAGCAAAGATGTGGAAGCCCTCAGTCCGAGGTACAAGGATGTACTAACAAGAGGGCTTGCTTCTGTCGTTGACACCAGCTGGACAGCTGGAAGGTGTGCTTCTTATAGCCTTCTCTGCTGTCAGCTGGGGCACTGAGCTCCGACGACGGAGGCCAAGGTAGTCTTAGGGCTAGGCTCCTGTGAAGGCCTCAGGGCATTTCTCCCCAGCCAGGACCACGGGAGAGACTAGTAATAGAAGGAGGAGGCAGCCACTCATGGAACTCTGGCTCTCTCACAAGCTCTCCACTCCTGTAGGGTGGCTCAGCCTCTTCCTGAAACTTCAGTCCACACCTTCCTCTCCACACCTGGGCTAGAGATCTCTTGGACCAGACACCCCTACTGGGTCTCTCCTCCTGGAGCCAAAAGATATAAGCAAGAATGATCCTTGTTCCTTTCCCACTAACTTCTGGAAGCTGTCCAAACTGGCCCTCTGTGCTCTGAGAAGTCAGTCCTTCTCTTCTGGAGCCCTATCTTCTGTAATTCTCTGCCACTTCTACACCTCTGGCTCTAGTAGTGCCGAAGGTCCCCCTTTAGGAAGTGCTCACCTCCTCTCACTCCATAGCACCATCTTCATTTATTCGTTCAGCACACCTCATGGAGTGTCCACTATGTACCAAATACTGGTCTAGGTGTTGAGGATACAGCAATGAACAAAACCAAGGCTCTGCTCTCATGGTGCTCACACTGTAGGGTTGGTTGGCagataataaacaaataagcaagGAAATGTATGATGTCAGGAGGTTGTAAGTtctatgaaggaaaataaagcaagacTGGGGAAAAAGTGATGGAAATTATTTCATTATGTGGAGTGGTCAGGGAAGACCTCTCTAGCTTGATTCCATTTGAGCAGAGACCAGAATGAAGGGAGGGCAGAAGCGGCTATCTGGAATCAGATAGAAGGAAGAGCACGTGCAAAGGTCCTGGGAAAGGACCGTTTATCAGCTTTAAAGTACATGAAGGAGGCTGGTATATCTGAAGCAGAATGAGCAAATGTGCGAGTGGTAAGATATGGGGTCAGAGAGGGAGCAAAGGATTTGTATTCTGAGATAGAAAGTCAACGGAAAGGTTGAGCAGCAAAGAATGTTACCATCTGACTTATTAACAGGAGCAAGCTGGCTATGGAGAGCAAAGGCACAACAAGGAGACCAACTAGGAGCCCACTGAAAAATCCAAGTGAGTggtgattgtggctcagatctgGGTGGTCATGTTGCTGATCACTGGAATGGAATCTTCACAATTTATTTGCAATTGTATGTAGGCAAGAGAAATTTGGATGGCTCCtggaagaatggaattggagaaGAGCAGGACTGTGAGTGGCAGACCCAGAGTCCAGGATGGCACAAAATTTGAAATGCATTTTCAACATCCAGCTAGAAAGGTTGAGTAGGGAGGGGGTTTATGAGGTTGGAGTGTCAAAGGGGAGGTCTAGGCCCATGGGTAGCCTGACCACTCTACCTCTAAGACATAGCTCAAGTCTCTGCATCTCCACTGTAACCATCCTGGACTACACTGCCACACTGCTGGCCTGGATGCCCACCATAGCCTCCTGGTTCCTCCTCTCACTTCCACTCTTGTCTCAGTAGGCTCCATTCACTACACAGCAGCTTGAATAATCTTTTAAACATGTACATGGGATTATATTTCTGTCCTGCTTCAAACTCTGTAAAGCTTCCCattgcattttaaataaactCTCATCTCACCTGGGCTATCAGGCCCTATGTGAACTGGCCTTAGCCCATCTCTGCAGTTGCGCCTGGACCCATCATCCCCTTCGATCATTCAGTGCTAGCCTGGCCTTCTTTCCTGTCTGCCAACACTCTGAGCATAGTCCTACCTTGATGCTACGTACTTGCTGCTTCTCtgccaagcccttcccagacTGGCTGATTTTTATAcatcaggtctcagctcaaaCTCGCCTCCTTGGGATGTCTCTGACCATCCTGTCTATGGTAGCTGAGTCACATCACCCTGCTCATTTTCTTCCTAACACAGCCACTCTTAACTTCTTAGTTGGTTCATTCATTGATTGATGTGGCCCCAAGAAGTCAAGGATGCTTTGTTCACCATGGTATTCTCTGAAACCATCAGAGTGGCTGTCACATAGCAGGAACTTGATAAATGTCAAAGGACTGAATGGGTGGCCTCTTAGCCTTGACTCTCTATGGATATATTTGAACATCTTGAAAAGTGTCATTAATGAGGCTGCTTGTATTTCTTCTGAACAGGATAGTTGCATACATGATTAGACGTTCATGCTGGGTCACTCTTCCCAGGAAAGACTCGGGTCCATCTGCCTGAAGCATGATCTTTTAATTCATCAAATATGCATGGCCTGCTGCAATATTGTCATAGCATCCTATAGGAAGATTTGGTGCTTATAATAAACTTGAGTCTTTTAATTTGACTTACATTTACAATGAGGAATGAGAATAGTTATATTAGTAATTtagtttgaaataaatatttcttcccaTTGGTTCAAGCCTCCGCAGAATGCCTggcacattgtgtgtgtgtgtgtgtgtgtgtgtgtgtgtgtacacatgtgtgtgtgctcagttgtgtctgactctttgcaaccccacagactgtagcccaccaggcccctttgtccacggaattttccaggcaagaatactggggtgggttgccatttcctcctccaggggatctttccaacccaaggattgaacccacgtctcctgcgttggcaggcagattctttaccactgcaccacctgggaaggcaggcacacagtaggcactcaataaatgtttcttggaTAAATGAATCAAACTCTTTAATTGAAGGGTGCCCTGAGATTTCCAGGTAAAGCTCTTCAAGCCGTTTATTCATGCAGATCTGGATTCTTCTCAAGCAagcaaagaaaacacagaaatatattgGATTCTGAAACTTAAATGATCACAActttgctttttgtgttttgCATTCATAAGAACCACCTCAGGGCTGTCATCAAGGTGCCTTTACAATAAGTAAATGTTGTATGTTCAAACTTACCaaacacatttaatattttatctcttttggCTTAGAAATCTAAACTCCATCGACAGTTTTTAACTTGATTTGTAGCTTCGTCTTCTCTGGAAATTAGAAAGCATGGTTTTAAAATGCATACGCATTCTGGGGGTATGATGCCATTTTTCTATTAGACTTCCAAGTGGGATTTTGTTTGCAGCAAGTCTTCTGCTGCTTGAAGAGCTTGGGATATACTGAACTTGGTGACCTTTACAGGGCTGACCCCCATGCCTGCCTGGAGTCACTCTCTTGGACATGCCACCACATCTTTTGGCAAAGGTTTGCCAACACCACCATCCCATCCCTGTTGCCAAAAGATCAGGGAGAAGTGTGTCTGTccagggacctgggaccctttagTTGTAGTGCTGGCTtgggggcagagaggggaaaAGATGTCAAGTCTGGAAGCAGAAAGAGTCCAAGCTCTTACATTGTAGAGTCTAGTCAAGGACTTCTCCTGGCAGAGGCCAACAGCAATGGACTGGGGGACCTATGGAGGGGGCTtcccccagcacctcttcttCCATCTCAAGGCTAAGCAGGGTGGTGGGCTGTGTGATCTGGAGCAAGGGCACACCTCACCCTGCCCGAGTTTGCTTCTGGCCTTTACAATGAGGGGCTCCTTTggcagcagggagggagggagggctctcttctctctccacccTTTCCAGCCCTCCCTCCTCAATTCCCCTTGGCCTGCCTGCCTGGGACTATAAATGGAGAGCCAGCCTCTGGGCAGGAATGCATGCCTGGCTGGGCCCCCCAGAGTTGCACCCTCAGGGAGCGGCCAGCTCCAGGGCACCCGGcagcctttatatatatatatatagcctccGGAAACCCAATCCAGCCTGCACCTGCCCCGGTCTTCAAGCACCCTGCCCTTGCCCAGGCTGGACCTGTGGcctcttcccctggggttggcacAGGCCATGTAtctgctgggggaggggacatGCCACAGGGCCAGACGGTGAACACAGAACGGGCCAGGTTGGGGACGGCCAGCCTCAGATCCCCTCTCTGTCTCCCGGCTTCCCCTTCCTGCCCCTGGATCCACCTCGATAACCCTGTTCTGTCTCTGCCAACGAGACCCCTAGTCCTGCACTGAGGCCAGTCTGGGTTGATGAGGACAGTAATTGATGCGGTCCTAGATTCAGGGTCAGGGGCCCAGAGATCCTCCACAGGTGGCCATATTTCCCACTTTACAGTACTCCCCAGCCTCCCACATACAAACAGGGCTTGGGAGTCTAGTAGCTGAACTGGGAGTTGGAGAAAAGGGGTCCAACTGGGAGCTGgacagggaagggggcagggagaCCACAAATGATAGGTGTAACCCACACCCCCTCGTGTGCAGGGCGGGGCTTCATGGAGTGGTGTGTGCACTGTGGGGCGTACGCCCAGTGCCGGCCATCCGCTCTGTGATTCgttcactcattcagcaaatatttatgcaGCACCTTCTGTGCCAGGAAGTATAAGCAGAGAACAAAACAGTCAATGTTCCCTGCCCTTATGGAGCTGACAATCTAACAGGTAGACTAAACAATAAACATGctaataaataaatcatggaGTAGGTTAGGAGGCACAGAGATATTAAAAGCAGAGCAGGGTGAGTGGACTTGGGGCGCCAGGGCAGAATTAAACAGAGGGGTCAGGTTGACACAGTGACATTTGAGCGAAGAGGTAAAAGAGGCTTGGGAGCCAGCCTCATGCCCATCTGGGGAAGAAAGTTCTGGGTGGGGAGAACAGATCACCGTTGAGTATCTTCTGTAGGATAACTGCCTCCGCCAGGAGAAGATGATTCATTGGGGAAGAGACAGGTGTAGCTTCCACTGTTCTAGGAGCCCTTGGCCTGAATGTCTGATGCCGTGTAGGCAGGCTAAGGGTGAGAGGATGGCGTGAGATGGGGCTTGGGGATGGCTTGGATGGGTGACTTATAATGACAGGGTGAGGTGAGGATGTGATGCTTTGTTCACACAGAAACACATGTACCAGGCGTTGCATGTTGACAGAGTGGGTGGAAGGCTTGGGAGAGAGCTTGGCACTGAGGGAAGGGAAGGGCAAGTCCCCCACAGGCTGCACAGCTTTTCACCCTGCCTGCCCCAACTCACACAGGTGCCAAGCGCACCTCGCTGCATGCACACCTCAGTCTCTAGGTATACCTCCCAGGAAGGGAAAGCTGAGGCCCAGATTATGAACCGCTGATGCTTGGCTTTTGGAAAGACCTAAGGATTTCACTCATACAGCCTCTTGCCCTTCAAGCTTATCCTTTATGTAATTAAAGCCTTTCTCAGTCACAGAGGTGAGCACAGAGGTCTTCGTGGACCCAGGTTCCTGAAGTCTGAAGTACAAACTTGCTCTGGTTTACTAAACTGCACAAATAAGGTGACAAGAGCTTAATGACCAGAGGTGCTAATGCAGGCAGGGTTCTGGAAGGTGCTAATTAGCCTTCCAGCCTGAGTGCTTTAGGCTCCTGGGGTGAGGAGAACTTCATGAAAGGAGAGTTCACCATCCTCACCGAATATACTctcaaaaatagtttttaaaatgcaagttTAACTTAAAGCATCACAGATTTAAGTCAGGCACAAGAAATAATATTATCAAAGTATGCGCATTGTCCTTGAGCTAAGATGGTGTGGATGCTGCAGAAGGTTGAGGAAGAGGCCTCTCCAAGTCACCCTCCACTCTGTGCACATAGGATCTGTGAAAACCCagatgtctgtctgtctcctctgCCTATGACAACCCACAGGAGGCTGTGCCAATGGTCCGGCGTGTGGGCCCAGGACAGAGCTGCCAGGAGCGTTTCCCTGGAAGGGGCGTTGGCCTCACTGCCGTCCCTCCCTGCGTCTGTGGACACACACCAAGGACGTCCGTCACACTGTGCGTACTTCACACTCCATGGACATCTCAGTCACACTCTGGGCACATCTTACACAGCATGTACGACTCATATTCTGTCTGTATTTTCCACCCCATGCCCACCTCACACATCTGTGTATCCTATATAGAGGACGTATCGTCTACACTGTGCATACTTCTTACACCATGTCCATCTCACACTCATTACACATCACATTCAATGTGTATACCTCGCAAACATGTATACCTTACACACTGTGCACACCAACCTTACAGAACACTCCTGTGTCCCACAGGCTTATATTCTAGGCCAGGTACAACTATACCTTAGATACATCACAGACTTAAGGTtgcatagcatcactgactcaatggacatgaacttgaacaaactccagaagactCCAAAGAAGCCTGACATgccatagtccacagggtcacaaagagttgcctttgtctaaggcaatggcaccccactccagtactcttgcctggaaaatcccatgggcggaggagcctggtaggctgcagtccatggggtcgcgaagagtcggacatgactgagcgatttccctttcacttttcactttcatgccttggagaaggaaatggcaacccactccagtgttcttgcctggagaatcccagggactggggagcctggtgggctgccgtctctggggtcgcacagagtcggacacgactgaagcgacttagcagcagcagcagcagcagcagcagctgcctatGTGCCTGGAAGTCCCCTGCTCCACCCATAAAAAAAGATGGTAAGTGGGCGTATTGGAGGTGGTATCCATCTTTTTCTTGCAGTTTCTACTTTGAACTTTTTAAACTGAGTCTTCCTGCTGAGAGAAGGTCAGGCCTCCATGTCAGGGTTGAAGGAGGAGCAGCTCAGGGCCGAAGGGAGAGCTAGTGATGGGGGGCCCTGCCATAGGGCTGACACATGTGGCAGGATCCAGTGGGCAGCTGTGGGGTCTGGGGAGGGGCCtcagctccccaccccctcccgttGCCTCCTCTTTGCCTAATCAGCCCACCTGCCAGCCTGGGGGCTCCAAGGAACCAGGATTAAGGCACACACAGCCGCTGGGCTCTGGGGACAGACACCAGCTGCTGCCCCCAGCAGCTGCCCCAGCCACACGCATCTGAGGGGAGGTCGGGCGCCTGGGGGAGGCCTGATTCTCTCCCCCAAACCTGCCCACCCTTGGCCAGTGGCGCCCAGGACAGGGGTTTCCTGGCAGAGAGACAGACGGCAGAGAGCCTCATGACTGGTACCCAGACTGCCCTGGACATCTGTCATCTGCCTCCGCCCTACATCCTGCCCTG
This sequence is a window from Bubalus kerabau isolate K-KA32 ecotype Philippines breed swamp buffalo chromosome 15, PCC_UOA_SB_1v2, whole genome shotgun sequence. Protein-coding genes within it:
- the MYOD1 gene encoding myoblast determination protein 1, producing the protein MELLSPPLRDVDLTGPDGSLCNFATADDFYDDPCFDSPDLRFFEDLDPRLVHVGALLKPEEHSHFPAAAHPAPGAREDEHVRAPSGHHQAGRCLLWACKACKRKTTNADRRKAATMRERRRLSKVNEAFETLKRCTSSNPNQRLPKVEILRNAIRYIEGLQALLRDQDAAPPGAAAAFYAPGPLPPGRSGEHYSGDSDASSPRSNCSDGMMDYSGPPSGARRRNCYDRTYYSEAPNEPRPGKSAAVSSLDCLSSIVERISTESPAAPALLLADAPPESSPGPQEAAAGSEVERGTPAPSPDTAPQGLAGANPNPIYQVL